A stretch of the Bacillus sp. B-jedd genome encodes the following:
- the gcvPA gene encoding aminomethyl-transferring glycine dehydrogenase subunit GcvPA, with protein sequence MKHRYLPMTEQDKSAMLETIGVKSVDELFSDIPEKVRFQGEYKIKPAKSETELMKELAALAGQNADFKSHASFLGAGVYDHYMPVIVDHVLSRSEFYTAYTPYQPEISQGELQAIFEFQTMICELTGMDVANSSMYDGGTALAEAAMLSAGQTRRKKILISEAVHPESRAVVKTYAKGQYIEVVEIPVKDGLTDLEAMKELAGGDIAAIIVQYPNFFGRIEQLKEIEEIAHANKSLFVVSSNPLALGVLTPPGKFGADIVVGDAQPFGIPAAFGGPHCGYFAVTEKLMRKVPGRLVGQTHDDQGRRGFVLTLQAREQHIRRDKATSNICSNQALNALAASVAMTALGKKGVREMAAANIQKAHYAKKVLKENGLEIVMDGPSFNEFVIKLGKPVKEINQALLQKGIIGGYDLGRDFNGMEGNMLVAVTELRTKEEIDTFAKELGDLHA encoded by the coding sequence ATGAAACACCGCTATTTACCGATGACGGAACAAGATAAGTCAGCCATGCTCGAAACAATTGGCGTTAAATCCGTTGATGAACTTTTTAGTGATATACCAGAAAAAGTGCGTTTTCAGGGTGAATATAAAATCAAGCCAGCGAAATCCGAAACGGAATTGATGAAGGAATTGGCGGCCCTAGCAGGGCAGAATGCAGATTTCAAGAGCCATGCATCGTTCCTGGGCGCGGGGGTTTACGACCATTATATGCCTGTCATCGTTGACCATGTCCTTTCCCGCTCTGAATTTTACACTGCCTACACGCCATACCAGCCGGAAATCTCACAGGGCGAGCTTCAGGCCATTTTCGAATTCCAGACAATGATTTGTGAACTGACTGGAATGGATGTGGCAAACTCATCCATGTATGACGGCGGCACTGCCCTGGCTGAGGCGGCCATGCTGAGCGCCGGCCAAACGAGAAGGAAAAAAATCCTTATTTCCGAAGCGGTCCATCCCGAATCCCGCGCTGTCGTTAAAACCTATGCAAAGGGACAGTACATTGAGGTAGTCGAAATCCCGGTCAAGGATGGGCTGACTGACCTGGAGGCAATGAAGGAACTGGCGGGTGGGGATATCGCCGCCATTATTGTCCAGTACCCGAACTTCTTCGGACGGATTGAGCAATTAAAAGAGATTGAGGAAATCGCCCATGCGAACAAATCGTTGTTTGTCGTTTCAAGCAACCCGCTCGCACTTGGTGTGTTGACCCCTCCCGGCAAATTCGGAGCTGATATCGTTGTTGGCGATGCGCAGCCTTTCGGTATTCCGGCAGCATTCGGCGGTCCTCATTGCGGCTATTTCGCCGTAACGGAAAAACTCATGAGGAAGGTGCCGGGAAGGCTCGTCGGACAAACCCATGACGATCAAGGCCGCCGCGGCTTCGTATTGACGCTCCAGGCGCGTGAACAGCATATCCGTCGTGACAAGGCGACATCGAATATATGCTCCAACCAGGCGCTCAACGCCCTTGCCGCTTCAGTCGCAATGACCGCGCTTGGTAAAAAAGGCGTCCGGGAAATGGCGGCAGCCAACATCCAGAAGGCGCATTATGCAAAGAAAGTACTGAAGGAAAACGGCCTTGAAATTGTCATGGACGGCCCGTCATTCAATGAATTCGTTATCAAGCTTGGAAAGCCTGTCAAAGAAATCAATCAGGCTCTTTTGCAAAAAGGAATTATTGGCGGCTATGACCTTGGCCGCGACTTTAACGGCATGGAAGGCAATATGCTAGTCGCCGTTACCGAGCTTAGGACGAAAGAAGAAATAGATACTTTTGCGAAAGAATTGGGGGATTTGCATGCTTAA
- the gcvT gene encoding glycine cleavage system aminomethyltransferase GcvT, giving the protein MPELKRTPLHEIYKEYGGKTIDFGGWDLPVQFSGIKEEHEAVRTKAGIFDVSHMGEIEVKGPDSLQFLQKMMTNDVSKVKEGAAQYTAMCYESGGTVDDLLIYKMGADHYLLVVNASNTDKDYEWLNDHLEGDVTLKNLSDQTAQIAIQGPLAEQVLQKLAREDNLSEIGFFKFKDEVDLNGAKALVSRTGYTGEDGFEIYCKPEDVAMLWKEILEAGKEEGVLPCGLGARDTLRFEANLALYGQELSPEISPLEAGVGFAVKVNKEANFIGKEALKQQKENGVPRKIAGIEMIDRGIPRHGYPVFVDGEQIGEVTTGTQSPTLKKNIGLVLIKSEFAGLDNEVEVEIRGKKLKAKIVPVPFYKREKK; this is encoded by the coding sequence ATGCCGGAATTAAAACGTACGCCGCTACATGAAATTTATAAGGAATATGGCGGGAAAACAATTGACTTTGGCGGATGGGATTTGCCGGTTCAATTTTCTGGTATCAAGGAAGAACACGAAGCTGTCAGGACAAAAGCGGGTATTTTTGACGTTTCCCACATGGGTGAAATTGAAGTGAAGGGCCCGGACAGCCTTCAGTTTTTGCAAAAAATGATGACAAATGATGTCTCAAAGGTGAAGGAAGGCGCGGCCCAATATACCGCGATGTGCTATGAAAGCGGCGGCACTGTCGATGACCTGCTCATTTATAAAATGGGTGCCGACCATTACTTGCTTGTCGTAAATGCTTCCAATACTGATAAGGATTATGAGTGGCTGAATGATCATCTAGAAGGGGATGTCACACTAAAAAACCTGTCGGATCAAACCGCTCAAATCGCCATCCAGGGACCGCTGGCTGAACAGGTCCTTCAAAAGCTTGCGCGGGAGGATAATCTCTCGGAAATCGGCTTTTTCAAATTCAAGGACGAGGTCGACTTAAACGGGGCAAAAGCACTTGTCTCGCGGACCGGTTATACAGGGGAAGACGGCTTTGAAATATACTGCAAACCAGAAGATGTGGCTATGCTTTGGAAGGAAATCCTTGAGGCTGGTAAAGAAGAAGGCGTGTTACCATGCGGCCTCGGAGCCAGGGACACACTTCGTTTTGAAGCAAACCTCGCTTTGTATGGACAGGAGCTTTCCCCGGAAATTTCACCTTTGGAAGCAGGAGTCGGGTTCGCGGTCAAGGTGAATAAAGAAGCCAATTTTATCGGGAAGGAAGCATTAAAGCAGCAGAAGGAAAACGGCGTCCCAAGAAAGATTGCCGGTATTGAAATGATTGACAGGGGCATTCCGCGCCATGGCTATCCAGTTTTTGTAGATGGAGAGCAAATCGGCGAGGTTACAACGGGCACCCAGTCACCTACACTTAAGAAAAATATAGGGCTCGTGCTAATAAAATCAGAATTTGCCGGTCTGGATAACGAAGTTGAAGTAGAAATCCGCGGTAAAAAGCTTAAGGCAAAAATTGTACCGGTGCCTTTTTATAAACGCGAAAAGAAATAA
- a CDS encoding DEAD/DEAH box helicase, whose translation MPVKIKFDTCWQEDFLQKIDHDGPWGNWELFNLAISAEQQLAIPDFEGLQAPNYLPGLTPLPHQLEAARQVVENMNGKAILADEVGLGKTIEAGLILKEYMIRGLVKKVLILVPASLVTQWAMELNSKFHIPAVAQKKSYVWDQCDVVVSSIDTAKRNPHRELVFKQDYDMVIIDEAHKLKNNKTKNYEFAQNLKKKFCLLLTATPIQNKIEEIFNLVSLLKPGHLGNESVFYEKYKKEARSLADNENLKELVNKVMIRNRRGETGIEWTKRHVETIAIEFSETERSLYDSITELRISQDWTETGAFSIMTLQREACSSREAVYYTLKNMLQKKENASLHFTSTIQKLLEKVNQVDRNSKAEMALEIIRKTGEKVIIFTEYRATQLYLQWFLKQHGISSVPFRGGFKRGKKDWMRELFEKHAQVLIATEAGGEGINLQFCSHIINFDLPWNPMRLEQRIGRVHRLGQKQDVMIYNFAVKDTMEEHVLKLLYEKISLFEKVIGELDDILVKMELGNIDDHLTDIFGRSATEGEMRIKMENLASMIEFAKGTRREGQHAAAGHS comes from the coding sequence ATGCCTGTTAAGATAAAATTCGATACTTGCTGGCAAGAGGATTTTTTGCAAAAAATCGACCATGATGGCCCCTGGGGGAATTGGGAGCTATTTAATTTGGCAATAAGTGCAGAACAGCAGCTTGCCATTCCTGATTTTGAAGGGTTGCAGGCACCCAACTATCTCCCTGGGCTTACCCCGCTTCCCCATCAGCTTGAAGCGGCCAGACAGGTGGTTGAAAATATGAATGGAAAGGCGATTCTCGCAGACGAGGTAGGTCTTGGAAAGACGATTGAGGCGGGACTGATTCTAAAGGAATATATGATAAGGGGACTTGTCAAAAAAGTGCTGATTCTAGTTCCAGCCTCGCTTGTCACCCAATGGGCAATGGAACTGAACTCCAAATTCCATATTCCAGCTGTAGCGCAAAAAAAGTCATATGTTTGGGATCAATGCGATGTGGTTGTTTCATCTATCGACACGGCCAAAAGGAACCCCCATCGCGAGCTTGTGTTTAAACAAGATTATGACATGGTCATTATAGATGAAGCCCATAAATTGAAGAATAACAAAACGAAAAACTACGAATTTGCGCAAAACCTGAAGAAAAAGTTCTGCCTATTGTTAACCGCAACACCGATCCAGAATAAAATCGAAGAGATTTTCAATCTTGTATCACTTTTGAAACCTGGCCACCTTGGCAACGAGTCCGTTTTTTATGAAAAATACAAAAAGGAAGCCCGTTCTTTGGCGGATAACGAAAATTTGAAAGAACTTGTCAATAAAGTAATGATCAGAAATCGACGCGGAGAAACAGGCATTGAATGGACAAAGAGGCACGTCGAAACGATTGCTATTGAATTTTCCGAGACCGAAAGAAGTCTATATGATTCCATTACTGAATTGCGAATATCACAGGATTGGACAGAAACTGGTGCCTTCTCCATTATGACACTGCAAAGGGAAGCTTGCAGCAGCAGGGAAGCTGTCTATTATACATTGAAAAACATGCTGCAAAAGAAGGAAAATGCCTCCCTCCATTTTACTAGTACCATTCAAAAGCTACTGGAGAAAGTCAACCAGGTTGACCGGAATTCAAAAGCCGAAATGGCATTGGAAATAATCCGAAAAACTGGCGAAAAGGTGATTATTTTCACCGAGTACCGAGCGACTCAATTGTATTTACAATGGTTCCTAAAACAGCATGGAATCAGCTCGGTCCCTTTTCGAGGCGGTTTTAAGCGAGGAAAGAAAGACTGGATGAGAGAGCTTTTTGAGAAACATGCACAGGTCCTCATTGCGACAGAGGCGGGGGGAGAAGGAATCAACCTACAATTTTGCAGCCATATCATTAATTTCGACCTTCCATGGAATCCAATGAGGCTCGAGCAAAGAATAGGGCGTGTCCACCGTCTTGGACAGAAACAGGATGTGATGATTTATAATTTCGCGGTGAAAGATACAATGGAAGAGCATGTTTTAAAGCTTTTGTATGAAAAAATCAGCCTGTTTGAAAAAGTCATTGGAGAATTGGATGATATTCTCGTCAAAATGGAGCTGGGAAATATTGATGACCACCTTACAGATATATTCGGACGTTCTGCCACTGAAGGTGAAATGAGGATTAAGATGGAAAACCTGGCATCAATGATTGAATTCGCAAAAGGGACCCGGAGGGAAGGACAGCATGCTGCAGCAGGACATTCATAA
- a CDS encoding YqhG family protein, with protein sequence MLQQDIHNFLYRYFKANSCMITDDSEGHLTIQLTAEIDKELMNRPFYWHYLDKTGGVPNPMSVTFVTNKDKAPEGIKGENIHFGSPRLHQIFESSKNLARYIRLYHAHQSGQQTALLPWLCLNVKVSYQCDRKRDVLKSIGLQLINGRIIDNFHERVAKIPLTPKIPDYSYTLSPLIKPGSGFIRIEKYLKSGIEEENHDWAQAAIERWKQDQRLLDHFYENAEEDRAESYNTEKKALQEQYEPKVLISLINGGLFYLKEDAV encoded by the coding sequence ATGCTGCAGCAGGACATTCATAACTTTTTATACCGCTATTTCAAAGCTAACAGCTGTATGATCACAGATGATTCGGAAGGCCATCTTACCATCCAGCTGACAGCAGAAATTGACAAGGAATTAATGAACCGGCCTTTTTATTGGCATTATCTCGATAAAACCGGAGGGGTTCCCAATCCTATGTCAGTTACTTTCGTGACGAATAAGGATAAGGCACCTGAAGGAATTAAAGGAGAGAATATCCATTTCGGATCCCCGAGGCTTCACCAAATATTCGAATCGTCCAAAAACCTGGCAAGGTATATACGCCTATATCATGCTCATCAAAGCGGACAGCAGACCGCTCTTCTTCCATGGCTCTGCCTGAATGTAAAAGTATCCTATCAATGTGACCGAAAAAGGGATGTTTTAAAATCGATCGGATTGCAATTGATTAACGGAAGAATCATTGATAATTTCCATGAGCGTGTAGCCAAAATTCCTTTAACTCCCAAAATTCCCGATTACTCTTATACACTTTCGCCTTTAATTAAGCCCGGGAGCGGATTTATTCGAATTGAAAAGTATCTGAAGTCAGGTATAGAAGAGGAAAACCACGACTGGGCACAGGCGGCTATCGAAAGGTGGAAACAGGACCAGCGGCTTCTTGACCATTTTTACGAGAACGCTGAAGAAGATCGGGCTGAAAGTTATAACACTGAAAAAAAAGCATTACAGGAACAATATGAACCAAAAGTCCTCATATCCCTTATAAATGGTGGGCTGTTTTATTTAAAGGAAGACGCGGTCTAG
- a CDS encoding YqzE family protein has product MKTNDYVEYMTKTFVKYIDQPKDERKRMRAEKKQDKAAFWYRWFGIIPYVIYLEIKNKKR; this is encoded by the coding sequence ATGAAAACCAACGATTATGTAGAATATATGACGAAAACATTCGTTAAATATATTGACCAGCCGAAGGATGAGCGGAAGAGGATGCGTGCTGAAAAGAAGCAGGATAAGGCCGCCTTCTGGTATCGGTGGTTTGGGATCATCCCTTATGTGATTTATCTGGAAATCAAAAATAAAAAGAGATGA
- a CDS encoding shikimate kinase, with protein sequence MKTIFLIGFMGSGKSTAGRLLGNTLELPLIDMDEEIVREEGMSINQLFEEQGEEYFRELETGLLQRIPDNGWIVSTGGGVILREENRTIMMKKGIVIYLEATAGELLVRLKEDTSRPLLAENKEKEITDRLGQRLEIYRNAADFTILTDAKSPEKIVGEILACLKDAL encoded by the coding sequence ATGAAAACTATATTTTTAATTGGGTTTATGGGGTCTGGAAAATCAACAGCAGGCAGGCTGCTGGGGAATACGCTTGAACTTCCCTTAATAGATATGGACGAAGAAATTGTCCGAGAAGAAGGGATGAGCATTAACCAATTATTTGAGGAGCAGGGAGAAGAATATTTTCGGGAGCTAGAAACCGGCCTGTTACAGAGGATTCCTGATAACGGTTGGATTGTCTCGACTGGAGGAGGAGTCATCCTGAGAGAAGAAAACCGGACAATCATGATGAAGAAAGGAATCGTCATTTATCTTGAAGCCACTGCGGGGGAGCTGCTAGTCAGGCTGAAAGAAGATACGTCACGTCCGCTTCTGGCCGAGAATAAGGAAAAAGAAATAACCGATCGACTGGGCCAACGGCTGGAAATTTACCGGAATGCAGCTGATTTTACAATTTTGACCGATGCGAAAAGCCCTGAAAAAATTGTTGGAGAGATACTAGCCTGTTTGAAAGATGCGCTTTAA
- the comGG gene encoding competence type IV pilus minor pilin ComGG, producing the protein MLRNEKGFTYPLALAFLLAFSVFLAMSAELLLIQEKMAKETEAALLEEYYLLSSLKKTEKMLRQEATYPNNGNFLFEKGFAQFTISPDAQGVQKVTLIVTIKDSHTVEGYGFYDPVQKKMIKWMEKN; encoded by the coding sequence ATGCTTAGAAATGAAAAAGGGTTCACTTATCCTCTGGCGCTAGCTTTCCTTCTCGCCTTCTCAGTTTTCCTGGCAATGTCCGCTGAGCTTTTGCTAATACAGGAAAAAATGGCAAAAGAAACAGAGGCGGCTCTTCTTGAAGAATACTATTTGCTTTCATCCCTTAAAAAGACGGAAAAAATGTTGCGGCAGGAGGCCACATATCCTAATAACGGCAATTTCTTATTTGAAAAGGGCTTTGCGCAATTTACAATATCACCCGATGCCCAAGGAGTGCAGAAAGTAACGCTTATTGTAACAATTAAAGATTCCCATACAGTTGAAGGATATGGCTTTTATGACCCAGTACAGAAAAAAATGATAAAATGGATGGAAAAGAACTGA
- the comGF gene encoding competence type IV pilus minor pilin ComGF has translation MRPHSLSKKRYYAEKSNELGFSLAEMLLSLSAFCVISIILVPSVFVMESSKVRGELALQNMEWDVFLAQTKKELRMSSSVQVQSGKLVIRNGKDVIIYEKYGANLRRRVNLAGHEIVLQNISGASFLRENQTVRIQATGLKGEKYEGNVHSFVAWEDS, from the coding sequence ATGAGGCCGCATTCTCTTTCGAAAAAAAGATATTATGCGGAAAAGTCGAATGAATTAGGGTTTTCCTTGGCCGAAATGCTCCTGTCATTGAGCGCGTTTTGCGTTATTTCAATTATTTTGGTGCCATCTGTTTTTGTGATGGAAAGCAGTAAGGTAAGGGGCGAACTTGCCCTCCAGAACATGGAATGGGATGTCTTTTTGGCCCAAACAAAAAAAGAGTTGCGGATGAGCAGTTCAGTCCAGGTGCAATCAGGCAAACTGGTGATAAGGAATGGAAAGGATGTCATCATCTATGAAAAATATGGGGCAAATCTTCGAAGGAGGGTTAATCTGGCGGGGCATGAAATCGTGCTTCAGAACATTTCGGGTGCTTCCTTTTTACGGGAAAACCAAACAGTAAGGATACAGGCCACCGGTTTAAAAGGCGAGAAGTATGAAGGAAACGTCCACTCATTCGTCGCGTGGGAGGACAGCTGA
- a CDS encoding type II secretion system protein, protein MSRNKGFFLAEMLLSLTALCTAALFLVPALTFVYERGIQIQKENSARSLLYAELLKAEAEEVMPENGDKLIKGTSYSITYSQNLDGRGEVCVEYEAAFSFEKKILCGKVE, encoded by the coding sequence TTGTCGAGGAATAAGGGTTTTTTCCTTGCTGAAATGCTGCTGTCCCTGACCGCCTTATGTACCGCTGCTTTATTCCTTGTCCCCGCTCTTACTTTTGTTTATGAAAGGGGAATCCAGATCCAAAAGGAGAACAGTGCCAGAAGTCTTTTGTATGCAGAACTGTTGAAGGCCGAGGCCGAAGAAGTAATGCCGGAAAATGGCGATAAGCTCATTAAGGGAACTTCTTATTCAATTACCTACAGCCAAAATCTAGATGGTAGAGGGGAGGTATGTGTGGAATATGAGGCCGCATTCTCTTTCGAAAAAAAGATATTATGCGGAAAAGTCGAATGA
- the comGD gene encoding competence type IV pilus minor pilin ComGD, with protein sequence MIKQEQGFTMAEMLIALAGFLIISTVCLTLAVPVHQLAKRESFFSILKADFYYAQMYSISHQTEVTLTFMETENKYYTYDVFDKSRLAARSYPNDLKVVPGSMPLTFRFQPDGNVSRFGSFFILSEGRRFRMTLLIGRGRFYIVEE encoded by the coding sequence ATGATAAAGCAAGAGCAAGGTTTTACGATGGCAGAAATGCTCATTGCCTTGGCGGGGTTTTTGATCATTTCCACTGTTTGTCTTACGCTTGCTGTCCCGGTGCACCAATTGGCAAAGAGGGAATCCTTTTTTTCGATCCTGAAAGCAGATTTCTATTATGCGCAGATGTACTCCATTTCCCATCAAACTGAAGTTACCCTGACTTTTATGGAAACGGAAAATAAATACTACACATATGACGTATTTGACAAATCACGGCTTGCGGCCCGAAGCTATCCAAACGACTTAAAGGTAGTCCCCGGTTCTATGCCGTTGACATTTAGATTTCAGCCGGATGGCAATGTTAGCCGGTTTGGATCATTTTTTATCCTGTCCGAGGGTAGAAGGTTTAGGATGACACTCCTGATTGGAAGGGGGAGGTTTTATATTGTCGAGGAATAA
- the comGC gene encoding competence type IV pilus major pilin ComGC: MKKWLRNNEKGFTLIEMMVVMLIISVLLVITIPNITKHNQNINKKGCGAYKKMIEAQVQAYQMDLGKYPSSIADLVQAKYLPENAGGCPGGETKIVVGPGGAVTEETVTGP; the protein is encoded by the coding sequence ATGAAAAAATGGTTAAGAAATAATGAAAAAGGCTTTACCCTGATTGAAATGATGGTCGTCATGTTGATAATTTCGGTGTTATTGGTGATTACTATCCCAAATATTACGAAGCATAATCAAAATATAAATAAAAAAGGCTGCGGTGCTTATAAAAAAATGATTGAAGCCCAAGTACAGGCATACCAAATGGATTTGGGAAAATATCCTTCTTCTATCGCCGATCTTGTACAGGCTAAATACCTGCCCGAAAACGCGGGAGGATGCCCGGGTGGAGAAACTAAAATCGTAGTAGGCCCAGGTGGCGCTGTAACAGAGGAGACAGTCACAGGGCCATGA
- the comGB gene encoding competence type IV pilus assembly protein ComGB, which produces MRKNKWPLKAQAEFLKKAGELLQRGYHIAEAIESISWQMPAHRKNDLATCLASLKNGLPFHKALEELGFNRELAGYVYFAEKHGNFAEAVLEGSTAILKRDKDSRKLLKLMYYPLILLVFTGMLMIFVQQTLLPRFTMLFNTMGLEANFFTIIIAAIGKALPVIGGMTVSGLAIGMVAYQIWFKKLPILSQRKLLLKIPLSGRLLRLIHTHYFSLQLSYLLNGGLSVFEALSFFEENKKQSFYSSTGKLMKQQLAAGEMFEAILTGSPFFEPEMSMIVRHGQENGRLGEELYFYSKHCLASIEEIAEKFTKAIQPTMFIVIAFLVVSIYMAILLPMFHMLDGI; this is translated from the coding sequence ATGAGGAAGAATAAATGGCCGTTAAAGGCCCAGGCAGAATTCCTTAAGAAAGCTGGAGAGTTGCTGCAACGGGGCTACCATATTGCGGAGGCAATCGAATCAATTTCATGGCAGATGCCCGCTCACCGTAAGAATGACCTTGCCACTTGCCTGGCGTCATTGAAAAACGGACTTCCATTCCATAAGGCGCTTGAAGAATTGGGATTTAATCGGGAACTAGCCGGATATGTCTATTTCGCAGAGAAACATGGCAATTTCGCAGAAGCCGTCTTAGAAGGAAGTACCGCCATACTTAAAAGGGACAAAGACTCCAGAAAACTTCTCAAATTAATGTATTATCCGCTCATCCTCCTCGTTTTTACCGGAATGCTCATGATTTTTGTACAACAAACACTGCTTCCCCGTTTTACTATGCTTTTCAACACAATGGGCTTAGAAGCCAATTTTTTCACAATAATAATTGCGGCTATAGGAAAAGCTCTGCCAGTCATTGGCGGGATGACTGTGTCCGGACTGGCCATTGGCATGGTCGCATACCAAATATGGTTCAAAAAACTACCTATTCTTTCCCAAAGAAAACTTCTTCTGAAAATCCCGCTTTCCGGCAGACTCCTCAGGCTGATCCATACACATTACTTTTCACTTCAACTAAGTTATTTACTCAACGGAGGCTTGTCCGTTTTCGAAGCATTGTCTTTTTTTGAGGAAAATAAAAAACAGTCATTTTACAGCAGTACAGGCAAACTGATGAAGCAACAGCTTGCCGCTGGTGAGATGTTCGAGGCCATCCTGACGGGCTCGCCATTTTTTGAACCTGAAATGTCGATGATTGTTCGGCACGGACAGGAAAATGGGCGGCTGGGCGAGGAATTGTACTTCTACAGCAAGCACTGCCTTGCCAGCATCGAAGAAATAGCAGAGAAGTTTACAAAGGCGATTCAGCCGACAATGTTTATTGTGATCGCTTTTCTGGTCGTGTCGATTTATATGGCCATTCTGTTGCCAATGTTTCACATGCTTGATGGAATCTAA
- the comGA gene encoding competence type IV pilus ATPase ComGA — MVVLIASVIEALADRIIADAVKQNATDIHILPRKEDTLIQLRITNRLNPQMVLPKEECERLISHFKFTAHMDIGERRRPQSGAIITEVNGARFGLRLSTLPSNQRESLVIRLLPQQEKFTFDQLSLFPCMSKKLLNLLKHAHGMIILTGPTGSGKTTTLYSLLHETASKHHRSIITLEDPIEKECGTVLQVQVNEKAGVTYAAGLKAILRHDPDIIMVGEIRDAETARTAVRASLTGHLVLTTMHTRDAAGAIYRLREFGVDWLEVEQTLLAVTAQRIVELNCPYCGETCSPYCHSSGVRKRASVFELLSGKHLQAAIKFSRGEAGKIRYPTLKEAIRKGIALGYIKETEYERLVFFDEEE; from the coding sequence GTGGTGGTACTAATTGCTAGTGTTATAGAAGCCCTCGCTGACCGGATAATAGCAGATGCTGTTAAACAGAATGCCACTGACATCCACATCCTTCCCCGCAAAGAAGACACTCTCATCCAGCTTCGCATCACCAATAGGCTTAACCCACAGATGGTCCTGCCGAAAGAAGAGTGTGAAAGGCTCATTTCCCATTTTAAGTTTACTGCCCATATGGATATCGGTGAAAGGCGCAGACCGCAGAGCGGGGCGATTATTACTGAAGTAAACGGTGCAAGATTTGGACTCCGGCTGTCGACACTTCCATCCAATCAGCGCGAGAGCCTGGTAATCAGGCTGCTTCCCCAGCAAGAGAAATTTACGTTTGATCAACTCTCCCTTTTTCCATGCATGTCAAAAAAGTTGTTGAACCTCCTCAAACACGCACACGGGATGATTATCCTGACCGGCCCGACCGGAAGTGGCAAAACCACAACGCTTTACTCCCTCCTCCATGAAACCGCCAGTAAACATCACCGGAGCATCATTACCCTTGAAGACCCAATAGAAAAGGAGTGCGGAACTGTACTGCAGGTCCAGGTCAATGAAAAGGCCGGAGTGACTTATGCAGCGGGCCTCAAAGCCATCCTGAGGCACGATCCCGATATTATTATGGTCGGTGAAATCCGGGATGCGGAAACCGCCAGGACAGCAGTAAGAGCCTCGTTGACCGGCCATCTCGTGCTCACGACGATGCATACGAGGGACGCAGCGGGGGCCATATACCGGCTTCGTGAATTTGGCGTTGATTGGCTCGAGGTCGAACAAACATTACTGGCCGTGACAGCACAGCGAATTGTCGAATTGAATTGTCCATACTGCGGGGAAACTTGCTCTCCCTATTGCCACTCAAGCGGGGTGAGAAAAAGGGCGAGCGTTTTTGAACTTCTTTCTGGCAAACACCTTCAGGCAGCCATCAAATTTTCAAGGGGGGAGGCTGGTAAAATCCGTTATCCGACTTTAAAGGAAGCGATAAGAAAAGGAATCGCTCTCGGTTATATAAAGGAAACCGAGTATGAAAGGCTGGTATTTTTCGATGAGGAAGAATAA